In Tumebacillus amylolyticus, a single window of DNA contains:
- a CDS encoding DAK2 domain-containing protein produces MSQHLDGTMFVQMVMAGHRNLETNKDTVNALNVFPVPDGDTGTNMSLSMTSGVSELRKYINEPLYRATEAVSTGLLMGARGNSGVILSQLFRGFSKAVTKQTSVDAVKFADALQNGVTTAYSAVVKPVEGTILTVAKDAAKAAQAAAKLPQATIVSVMEATLKEAEASLKRTPDMLPVLKQAGVVDSGGQGLVCIYRGWLAGMTGVEVTEALEVTAPAKEKVMTPAASYSHGDGDSEYGYCTEFIIRLEKAAADEQAMEKSVRDALMELGDSMLVVAADELVKVHIHALQPGNVLNAAMGFGALTRIKIDNMTEQNHNLRLMDSEEAAEAAAEQAAPLTEESTSNKPYGIVTVTTGTGLVDVFKSLGVEGIIEGGQTMNPSTEDIVNAVKQLHADRVFILPNNSNIIMAAEQAKSVLGDVVTVIPTKSIPQGIAAALSFDANAAAESNESAMKSAVSRVKSGSITQAVRDSVYQDLEIKENDFMGMLEGKVVALGKELDLTGIALLEKMVDEESEVVTVFYGDQISESEAQELIEAAQAQFDHCEFELHEGGQPLYSYIFSVE; encoded by the coding sequence ATGAGTCAACACTTAGATGGGACTATGTTCGTACAGATGGTTATGGCCGGACATCGCAACTTAGAGACGAACAAGGACACGGTAAACGCGCTGAATGTTTTCCCTGTCCCGGACGGGGACACCGGTACGAACATGAGCTTGTCGATGACATCCGGTGTGAGCGAGCTTCGGAAATACATAAACGAACCGCTGTACCGTGCTACGGAGGCGGTCTCTACCGGCCTGCTGATGGGCGCGCGCGGCAACTCGGGCGTGATCCTGTCTCAATTGTTCCGCGGCTTCTCGAAAGCGGTTACCAAGCAAACGTCCGTTGACGCCGTTAAATTTGCAGACGCACTGCAAAACGGTGTGACGACCGCTTATTCTGCGGTGGTCAAGCCGGTTGAAGGCACGATCCTCACCGTCGCCAAGGATGCGGCGAAAGCGGCGCAAGCGGCGGCCAAGCTCCCGCAGGCGACGATTGTTTCCGTTATGGAAGCTACGTTGAAGGAAGCAGAAGCTTCGCTCAAACGAACGCCGGACATGCTTCCGGTCTTGAAGCAAGCGGGCGTCGTCGATTCCGGCGGTCAGGGACTCGTCTGCATCTACCGCGGCTGGTTGGCGGGGATGACGGGAGTGGAAGTTACGGAAGCTCTGGAGGTCACTGCGCCTGCTAAGGAGAAAGTTATGACTCCGGCTGCCTCTTACTCACACGGTGACGGGGATTCGGAATATGGATATTGCACGGAGTTCATCATTCGATTGGAAAAAGCGGCTGCCGATGAGCAAGCCATGGAGAAGTCGGTGCGTGATGCGCTGATGGAACTGGGCGACTCCATGTTGGTGGTGGCAGCAGACGAGTTGGTCAAAGTTCACATCCACGCGTTGCAACCGGGGAATGTCCTGAACGCGGCGATGGGCTTCGGCGCACTGACTCGCATCAAGATCGACAACATGACGGAGCAGAACCACAACCTGCGCCTCATGGATTCCGAGGAAGCGGCGGAGGCGGCAGCAGAACAAGCGGCACCGCTCACCGAAGAATCCACTTCGAACAAACCGTACGGCATCGTGACGGTCACCACCGGCACCGGGCTTGTAGACGTGTTCAAATCGTTGGGTGTGGAAGGGATCATCGAGGGCGGACAGACGATGAACCCGAGCACGGAAGACATCGTGAACGCGGTGAAGCAGCTGCACGCCGATCGCGTCTTCATCTTGCCGAACAACTCCAACATCATCATGGCGGCAGAACAGGCCAAATCGGTCTTGGGTGACGTCGTGACGGTGATTCCGACCAAGTCGATTCCGCAAGGGATCGCGGCCGCGCTGTCGTTTGATGCAAACGCAGCGGCTGAAAGCAACGAGAGCGCGATGAAATCGGCGGTCTCGCGTGTGAAGTCCGGTTCGATCACGCAAGCGGTGCGCGATTCCGTGTACCAAGACTTGGAGATCAAAGAGAACGACTTCATGGGCATGCTTGAAGGCAAAGTCGTAGCGCTTGGGAAGGAATTGGATTTGACCGGCATCGCCTTGCTTGAGAAAATGGTAGATGAGGAGAGTGAGGTCGTCACCGTGTTCTACGGCGACCAAATTTCCGAATCGGAGGCGCAAGAACTGATCGAAGCGGCACAAGCGCAATTCGATCATTGCGAGTTTGAACTTCATGAGGGCGGGCAACCGCTGTACTCTTATATCTTCTCCGTCGAATAG
- the rpmB gene encoding 50S ribosomal protein L28, which translates to MAKRCEICGKDPKTGNQVSHSHILTKRRWLPNIQKVRANVNGTVKRVNVCTRCLKAGKIKRAI; encoded by the coding sequence ATGGCAAAACGTTGCGAGATCTGTGGGAAAGACCCGAAGACCGGGAACCAAGTTTCTCACTCCCATATTCTGACCAAGCGTCGCTGGCTGCCGAACATCCAAAAAGTTCGTGCAAACGTCAACGGCACTGTGAAGCGCGTCAATGTCTGCACCCGTTGCTTGAAGGCTGGTAAGATCAAACGTGCAATCTAA
- the rpe gene encoding ribulose-phosphate 3-epimerase, with amino-acid sequence MDTRIAPSILSADFSKLGEEIASVEAGGADWLHVDVMDGHFVPNITIGPLVVEAIKPHTKLPLDCHLMITNPDTYIPAFAKAGADVITVHVEACPHLHRTLQLIRSLGVKAGVALNPHTPLAMIENVLTELDMVLLMTVNPGFGGQKFIENVVPKIKDLRQSLDTQDLQHVEIEVDGGINEETSRLVRAAGANVLVAGNAIYNAPDRADAIRRIRG; translated from the coding sequence ATGGACACCCGAATCGCGCCTTCGATACTCTCAGCCGACTTCTCGAAGTTGGGCGAAGAGATCGCTTCTGTGGAAGCGGGCGGTGCGGACTGGTTGCACGTCGATGTCATGGACGGGCATTTCGTCCCGAACATCACCATCGGCCCGCTGGTCGTGGAAGCCATCAAGCCGCACACCAAGTTGCCGCTCGACTGCCACCTCATGATCACCAACCCTGACACCTACATCCCGGCGTTCGCCAAGGCGGGGGCTGATGTAATCACCGTGCATGTGGAAGCGTGCCCGCACTTGCACCGTACCTTGCAATTGATCCGCTCGCTCGGCGTCAAAGCAGGTGTCGCACTCAACCCGCACACGCCGCTTGCGATGATTGAGAACGTGCTGACAGAACTCGATATGGTGCTGTTGATGACCGTGAACCCGGGCTTTGGCGGCCAGAAGTTCATCGAGAACGTCGTGCCGAAGATCAAAGACCTGCGCCAGAGCCTCGACACGCAAGATTTGCAACACGTCGAGATCGAAGTGGACGGCGGGATCAACGAGGAGACCTCGCGCCTCGTGCGTGCTGCCGGTGCCAACGTGCTTGTGGCCGGGAACGCGATCTACAATGCCCCGGACCGTGCAGATGCCATCCGCCGGATTCGTGGGTAA
- a CDS encoding Asp23/Gls24 family envelope stress response protein, with protein sequence MPKVIVTELGKIEIAEDVIAMVAGHAALDCYGLVGMASRKQVKDSITELLGRENLSRGVQVRTEGEEVIVDMYIIVSYGTRISEVAHNVMDKVKYTLENYLGLKVERVNVIVQGVRVTGER encoded by the coding sequence ATGCCAAAAGTAATAGTAACGGAACTTGGGAAGATCGAGATCGCGGAAGACGTCATCGCGATGGTCGCAGGTCATGCAGCGCTTGACTGCTACGGCCTCGTGGGCATGGCGTCCCGGAAACAGGTCAAAGATAGCATCACCGAACTACTGGGTCGAGAAAACTTGAGCCGTGGTGTACAAGTTCGCACCGAAGGCGAGGAAGTCATCGTCGATATGTACATCATCGTAAGCTATGGAACGCGTATCTCCGAAGTCGCACACAATGTGATGGACAAGGTGAAGTATACCTTGGAGAACTACCTGGGGCTCAAAGTGGAACGAGTGAACGTAATCGTTCAAGGAGTCCGCGTCACCGGGGAGAGGTAA
- the rsgA gene encoding ribosome small subunit-dependent GTPase A yields MPEGIITKAISGFYYVQEGDVVRQCRARGVFKKNGITPLVGDRVLYEPMGSEGIVNEVLPRKNELVRPPVANLDQSVLTFSAKEPEFNAKLLDRMLVHVERESLPAVIILTKVDLLDDPSVAENWLQPYRDMGYETVPVATKQGAGLERVRELLQDKLSGLAGNSGVGKSTLLNALVPGLNLNTAEISQKLGRGKHTTRHSEIFRVFDDTFVIDTPGFSTLEFTGMEPEDLSQYFRDIWDVGMDCKYRGCLHESEDGCAVRPGSETGRVSATRYRHYLEFLAELKEAKEYRY; encoded by the coding sequence ATGCCGGAAGGGATTATCACCAAAGCCATTTCAGGCTTTTATTACGTGCAAGAAGGAGACGTCGTGCGCCAATGTCGGGCGCGCGGCGTTTTTAAGAAAAACGGAATCACTCCGCTGGTCGGCGACCGCGTGCTGTACGAGCCGATGGGGAGCGAGGGCATCGTCAATGAAGTGCTTCCCCGCAAAAACGAATTGGTCCGACCTCCGGTCGCCAATCTCGACCAATCGGTGCTGACGTTTTCAGCCAAGGAACCAGAGTTCAACGCGAAATTGCTCGACCGCATGCTGGTTCATGTGGAACGAGAGAGCTTGCCGGCTGTGATTATTTTGACCAAGGTCGATTTGCTCGACGATCCATCTGTTGCGGAGAACTGGTTGCAACCGTACCGCGACATGGGCTATGAAACGGTTCCCGTTGCGACCAAGCAGGGAGCGGGGCTCGAACGTGTTCGCGAGTTGTTGCAAGACAAGCTCTCCGGGCTTGCGGGCAACTCCGGCGTCGGCAAGTCCACGCTGCTCAACGCCCTCGTGCCGGGCTTGAACTTAAACACCGCGGAGATTTCGCAGAAGTTGGGACGCGGGAAGCACACCACGCGTCACTCGGAGATCTTCCGCGTGTTTGACGACACGTTCGTCATCGACACGCCGGGTTTCTCAACTCTTGAGTTCACAGGGATGGAGCCCGAAGACCTCTCCCAATACTTCCGTGACATCTGGGATGTCGGTATGGACTGCAAGTATCGGGGCTGTCTCCACGAGAGCGAGGACGGCTGCGCGGTTCGACCGGGTTCGGAAACGGGCCGTGTGAGCGCAACCCGCTACCGTCATTACCTGGAGTTCCTCGCAGAGCTCAAAGAAGCAAAAGAGTACCGCTACTAA
- the sdaAB gene encoding L-serine ammonia-lyase, iron-sulfur-dependent subunit beta, whose translation MSSSFRHSFDIIGPIMIGPSSSHTAGAARIGRIARNLFGEEPEVAEILLYGSFAKTYRGHGTDVALVAGLMNFSTHDDRIPKSLQIAQESGLQVTFKPGPPNPDYHPNTVRIKLLRGERKFEMLGVSIGGGAVEILEIDGFKVKLTGQYPTLVIPHADRFGVVAAVTTILSKHQLNISFMEVSRRGRGSEALMLISTDEQPPAEAVDEIQQLEAVKRVARIDAS comes from the coding sequence ATGTCTTCATCATTTCGCCATTCATTTGACATCATCGGGCCGATTATGATCGGTCCGTCCTCGTCGCATACGGCCGGAGCAGCCCGCATCGGCCGCATTGCGCGCAACCTGTTTGGAGAGGAACCGGAGGTTGCGGAGATTTTGCTGTACGGTTCGTTTGCGAAGACGTACCGAGGTCACGGCACCGACGTCGCGTTGGTAGCCGGTCTGATGAACTTTTCGACGCATGACGACCGCATTCCGAAATCCTTGCAGATTGCACAGGAGTCCGGTTTGCAGGTCACGTTCAAACCGGGGCCGCCGAATCCGGATTATCACCCGAACACGGTACGCATCAAATTGCTTCGTGGTGAGCGCAAGTTTGAGATGCTCGGTGTCTCGATTGGCGGCGGAGCGGTGGAGATCTTGGAGATCGACGGGTTCAAAGTCAAGTTGACCGGACAGTATCCGACGCTCGTCATCCCCCATGCGGATCGCTTTGGCGTGGTGGCTGCGGTGACGACGATTCTGTCAAAGCACCAACTGAACATCTCGTTTATGGAAGTTTCCCGCCGTGGTCGCGGGTCGGAGGCTCTGATGTTGATTTCGACCGACGAGCAACCGCCGGCTGAAGCTGTGGACGAAATTCAGCAGTTGGAAGCGGTCAAGCGAGTCGCTCGCATCGACGCTTCCTGA
- the recG gene encoding ATP-dependent DNA helicase RecG produces MNLDLSTTPISVLPGVGPQRLKTLALLGIETVHDLLEYYPFRYEDRNAQPGRELADGTRVTVRVTVDGMAGVKYKGRRNSTTIVPVVTEDYKRLHAVWFNQPYLKDQLIPGRKLTVTGKYDERRRSIAVATHDFVIAGETVHSDRIVPVYNVKADITPKMLRNLLSSAVKKYGDDVPERLPQGIRQRYKLIDRRHAMKEIHFPTNGDGLHQARRRLIFEEFFLFQLKLQAFRWLHRHEQPGVAHGVPDDILEQFCKRLPFAMTGAQRRVAEEVVRDMTQRVPMNRLIQGDVGSGKTVLAFLALYLAVASGHQGAIMVPTEILAEQHFRAATELLEPLGCRIGMLIGSQKDRERREALAKLASGEINVVIGTHALLEEGVQFQSLSVVVTDEQHRFGVEQRSIFRQKGHAPDVLFMSATPIPRTLAMSVFGDLDVSIVDELPAGRQPIQTFWVTPDKEERALRFVRNELVKGRQAYIVTPLVEESEKVEGVVNATDLYLMLKEWFAGYEVGLLHGKMRPAEKEEVMRKFTNNEIQLLVSTTVIEVGVNVPNATAMMVYNAERFGLAQLHQLRGRVGRGEHASSCILMSKPDSEAGQERMKAMVATQDGFVLAEKDLHLRGPGEFFGVRQSGIPEFKIGDLLQDAKIMAVARQEVQTLIATPDFWTLPSYQPLVEFLKSEKVLLQRAGD; encoded by the coding sequence ATGAATCTAGACCTTTCCACAACGCCAATCAGCGTTTTGCCCGGTGTCGGCCCGCAACGGCTGAAAACCTTGGCGCTGCTTGGCATCGAGACGGTACACGATCTGTTGGAGTACTACCCGTTCCGCTACGAAGACCGCAATGCGCAACCGGGTCGGGAATTGGCTGATGGTACGCGCGTGACGGTGCGCGTAACGGTGGACGGCATGGCGGGGGTCAAGTACAAGGGCCGCCGCAACTCCACAACGATTGTGCCTGTGGTTACAGAGGACTACAAGAGACTCCATGCCGTCTGGTTCAACCAACCTTATCTCAAGGACCAACTCATACCCGGTCGGAAGTTGACAGTCACCGGCAAGTACGATGAGCGCCGTCGAAGTATCGCCGTGGCGACGCACGACTTTGTGATCGCAGGGGAGACGGTACACAGCGACCGCATCGTCCCTGTCTACAACGTCAAAGCGGACATTACCCCGAAGATGCTGCGCAACTTGCTGTCTTCCGCTGTCAAAAAATACGGCGATGACGTGCCGGAGCGATTGCCGCAAGGAATCCGTCAGCGCTACAAACTGATCGACCGGCGCCACGCGATGAAGGAAATTCACTTTCCCACCAACGGCGACGGCTTGCATCAAGCACGGAGACGTTTGATCTTCGAGGAGTTTTTTCTGTTCCAACTCAAGCTCCAAGCCTTTCGTTGGTTGCACCGACATGAACAACCGGGGGTCGCACACGGCGTTCCGGATGACATCTTGGAGCAATTCTGTAAGCGGTTACCATTTGCGATGACGGGGGCTCAACGGCGCGTGGCGGAAGAAGTCGTTCGCGACATGACCCAGCGTGTGCCGATGAACCGCCTCATCCAAGGGGACGTCGGCTCCGGCAAGACCGTTCTAGCGTTTTTGGCGCTCTACCTCGCTGTTGCGTCGGGTCATCAAGGTGCGATCATGGTGCCGACTGAGATTCTCGCGGAACAGCATTTCCGCGCAGCTACGGAACTGTTGGAACCCCTTGGATGCAGAATTGGGATGCTGATCGGCTCACAAAAGGACCGTGAACGTCGCGAGGCGCTTGCCAAATTGGCCAGTGGGGAGATCAACGTCGTGATCGGGACGCATGCCTTGCTGGAAGAGGGCGTGCAGTTCCAATCGCTCTCCGTGGTCGTCACAGACGAACAACACCGCTTCGGTGTGGAGCAACGCTCCATTTTTCGGCAAAAAGGACATGCGCCCGATGTCTTGTTCATGTCGGCGACTCCGATCCCGCGCACGCTTGCGATGTCGGTGTTTGGCGACCTCGACGTTTCGATTGTCGACGAACTTCCGGCCGGACGCCAACCGATTCAGACCTTCTGGGTCACGCCGGACAAAGAAGAGCGCGCACTGCGTTTTGTCCGCAACGAGTTGGTCAAAGGCAGACAGGCCTACATCGTCACACCGCTTGTGGAAGAGTCGGAGAAAGTCGAGGGTGTCGTAAACGCCACCGACCTCTACCTGATGCTCAAGGAGTGGTTTGCCGGGTACGAAGTAGGACTGCTGCACGGCAAGATGCGCCCGGCGGAGAAGGAAGAAGTCATGCGCAAGTTCACCAACAACGAGATTCAATTGCTCGTCTCCACCACCGTCATCGAGGTCGGCGTGAACGTGCCGAACGCAACGGCGATGATGGTCTACAACGCCGAGCGGTTCGGTCTTGCCCAGCTTCACCAGTTGCGCGGACGCGTTGGACGGGGGGAGCACGCCTCGTCTTGCATCCTCATGTCGAAGCCTGACAGTGAGGCGGGGCAAGAGCGGATGAAAGCGATGGTGGCCACACAAGACGGTTTCGTGTTGGCGGAGAAGGACTTGCATTTGCGCGGGCCCGGTGAGTTTTTCGGCGTTCGTCAGAGCGGCATCCCGGAATTCAAGATCGGCGACCTGTTGCAAGATGCCAAGATCATGGCCGTCGCCCGCCAAGAAGTGCAGACGTTGATCGCAACGCCTGACTTCTGGACGTTGCCGAGCTACCAGCCGCTCGTCGAGTTTTTGAAGTCGGAAAAAGTTCTGTTGCAACGGGCGGGAGACTAA
- the spoVM gene encoding stage V sporulation protein SpoVM translates to MRFYTIKLPRFLGGIVKAMLNAFQKEK, encoded by the coding sequence TTGCGCTTTTACACGATAAAGTTGCCTCGTTTCTTAGGCGGGATTGTCAAAGCGATGCTGAATGCGTTCCAAAAGGAAAAATAA
- the pknB gene encoding Stk1 family PASTA domain-containing Ser/Thr kinase encodes MIGRKLGNRYEVIEKIGGGGMAVVYRALDTLLNRNVSIKVLRAQFSMDEDFVRRFRREAQAAASLSHPNVVNIYDVGVEGEDYYIVMEFVDGLTLKEIIQDRAPLPVAEAIDIGKQICAALGHAHENNIVHRDIKPHNILIGKDGRVKVTDFGIARAITSNTITQDGSVLGSVHYFSPEQARGGITDVKSDIYSLGVVLYEMVTGELPFSGETPISVALKHLQDHFVEPREINPSLPQSVENIILKSLAKDPLIRYQTAREMYRDLEKALLYPNVAKFSIPDVDEQQTIQMPAVGLRNAGMDSLPSRGQKPPEAVDATSLEAEESMKKQDETSPEGKKERKFWRPVVWLFAIFLLLGVGAVTAYSLVTNFMGEPDVTMPKVEGMKYDDAVKELVQAGLDINNIKRTDEPSNDVAPNVVMKQDQYAGKTIKANRPVELTVSIGAEKFNMPNVVKMNVNDAKSALRAKNFEESNITVTEKEDRDNSPGTVLSQYPDADTKVDPSVKVKLTIAKGVQKVKIPDVAGKTLDDAKNALESAGLKLGQVINMQSDSVPKDNVISTSPFKAGDEVEKGETVGLILSAGPTKSDSQTQPKKKNVNVTVEVKDGKKVSVKIVRNDSRGVSNVVDGDVITATKVYTIECIVTPDHIAAIDVYQDGSPSKTIPVPYEDE; translated from the coding sequence GTGATCGGTCGAAAACTCGGCAATCGGTATGAAGTGATCGAGAAAATCGGCGGCGGCGGGATGGCGGTTGTCTACCGTGCTCTGGACACGTTGCTCAACCGCAACGTCTCGATCAAAGTGTTGCGTGCGCAATTCTCGATGGACGAGGACTTTGTTCGCCGTTTCCGCAGAGAAGCGCAAGCGGCGGCCTCGCTCTCGCATCCGAACGTGGTAAACATTTACGACGTCGGCGTGGAGGGCGAAGACTACTACATCGTCATGGAGTTTGTAGACGGCTTGACGCTCAAGGAGATCATCCAAGACCGTGCGCCGTTGCCGGTGGCGGAGGCCATCGACATCGGAAAGCAGATTTGCGCAGCTCTTGGTCACGCGCATGAGAACAACATCGTGCATCGTGACATCAAGCCGCACAACATTTTGATCGGCAAGGACGGACGCGTCAAAGTCACCGACTTTGGCATTGCACGGGCCATCACTTCGAACACGATTACGCAGGACGGCTCTGTGCTCGGTTCCGTTCATTACTTCTCACCGGAGCAGGCGAGAGGCGGAATCACCGACGTGAAGTCGGACATCTATTCTCTGGGCGTGGTGCTCTATGAGATGGTGACAGGCGAATTGCCGTTCTCCGGCGAGACTCCGATCTCGGTCGCGCTCAAGCACTTGCAAGACCACTTCGTAGAGCCGCGTGAGATCAACCCGTCGCTTCCGCAGTCGGTCGAGAACATCATCTTGAAGTCACTCGCCAAAGACCCGCTCATCCGCTACCAAACAGCTCGCGAGATGTACCGCGATCTGGAAAAAGCGCTGCTCTACCCGAACGTCGCCAAGTTTTCCATCCCCGATGTCGATGAGCAGCAGACGATCCAGATGCCGGCCGTCGGCTTGCGTAACGCCGGGATGGACTCTCTGCCGTCGCGCGGTCAAAAACCGCCGGAAGCGGTGGACGCGACGTCTCTGGAAGCGGAAGAGTCGATGAAGAAACAGGATGAAACGTCTCCGGAAGGCAAGAAAGAACGCAAGTTCTGGCGGCCGGTCGTCTGGTTGTTTGCCATCTTCCTCCTGCTTGGCGTCGGCGCGGTCACCGCGTATTCGCTGGTCACCAACTTCATGGGCGAGCCGGATGTCACGATGCCGAAAGTCGAAGGCATGAAGTACGACGATGCCGTGAAGGAACTCGTCCAAGCGGGGCTTGATATCAACAATATCAAGCGAACAGACGAACCGAGCAATGACGTGGCGCCAAACGTGGTCATGAAACAAGACCAGTACGCAGGCAAAACGATCAAAGCCAACCGGCCTGTCGAACTGACCGTCTCCATCGGCGCGGAGAAGTTTAACATGCCAAACGTCGTCAAGATGAACGTCAACGACGCGAAATCGGCACTTCGAGCGAAGAACTTCGAAGAATCGAACATCACCGTCACCGAGAAGGAAGACCGCGACAACTCGCCGGGAACCGTCCTCAGTCAGTACCCGGATGCGGACACCAAAGTGGACCCCTCTGTCAAAGTCAAACTGACCATTGCCAAGGGTGTACAGAAAGTCAAAATTCCGGACGTGGCGGGCAAAACGCTCGACGACGCAAAAAATGCGCTCGAAAGCGCAGGACTGAAACTCGGTCAAGTGATCAACATGCAAAGCGACAGCGTTCCCAAAGACAACGTCATCTCCACCTCGCCGTTCAAAGCGGGCGATGAGGTTGAAAAAGGAGAAACGGTCGGTCTGATCCTCTCGGCCGGTCCGACCAAAAGCGACTCCCAGACCCAACCGAAAAAGAAAAACGTCAACGTGACCGTTGAAGTCAAAGACGGCAAGAAAGTGTCCGTCAAGATCGTCCGTAACGATTCCCGAGGGGTCTCGAACGTCGTGGACGGCGATGTGATCACAGCCACCAAGGTCTACACCATTGAGTGTATCGTGACGCCGGATCATATCGCAGCGATCGATGTCTACCAAGACGGGTCGCCGTCCAAGACCATCCCGGTACCGTACGAAGACGAATAA
- a CDS encoding aspartyl-phosphate phosphatase Spo0E family protein, with amino-acid sequence MNGIAGQIESLRQQLLEMVDSCSGDFLHPHVLRVSQELDELIVQFQRLQVLEHKSRRELSIYDACLSEASGSG; translated from the coding sequence ATGAACGGTATTGCTGGACAGATCGAGAGCTTACGACAACAACTCCTCGAAATGGTTGACTCCTGCAGCGGAGATTTTTTGCACCCACATGTCCTGCGTGTTTCTCAAGAGTTGGACGAATTGATCGTGCAATTTCAACGGCTGCAAGTGCTGGAGCACAAGAGCCGTCGTGAATTGTCTATTTACGATGCTTGTCTTTCGGAGGCATCAGGATCTGGATGA
- the sdaAA gene encoding L-serine ammonia-lyase, iron-sulfur-dependent, subunit alpha, translating into MRFTNLAEMVALCEQEGKPIYELMIDEHVQETGASRETVLQQMTESFDVMMKSVQRGLTEDIKSFSGLTGGDAKRVYEYAQKGKTLLGKQATEAVAMALSTSEVNAAMGLVVATPTAGSCGILPGVLSSLKESLGATEEQLVLGMFTAAAVGYVVANNASISGAGGGCQAEVGSATAMAAAAAVELAGGTPSQAIQAAGLALKNVLGLVCDPVAGLVEIPCIIRNGFGSVLALAGADMALAGVRSVIPPDEVILAMYNIGKQMPVELRETALGGLADTPTGRRLEKQIYGDDTKEA; encoded by the coding sequence GTGAGATTTACCAATTTGGCTGAAATGGTTGCGCTTTGCGAGCAAGAAGGCAAGCCGATCTACGAACTGATGATCGACGAGCACGTCCAAGAGACGGGCGCATCGCGCGAGACGGTTTTGCAACAAATGACCGAATCGTTCGACGTGATGATGAAATCGGTTCAACGCGGTTTGACGGAAGACATCAAATCGTTCTCCGGATTGACCGGTGGAGACGCCAAACGCGTCTACGAGTACGCACAAAAAGGCAAGACCCTGCTTGGCAAACAAGCGACCGAGGCTGTCGCGATGGCGTTGTCCACTTCGGAAGTCAACGCCGCGATGGGTCTCGTCGTTGCAACGCCGACAGCAGGTTCCTGCGGTATCTTGCCGGGCGTGCTCTCGTCGTTGAAAGAGTCGCTTGGAGCGACGGAGGAGCAATTGGTGCTCGGCATGTTCACGGCTGCTGCTGTCGGCTACGTCGTAGCGAACAACGCCTCGATCTCGGGAGCGGGTGGCGGCTGTCAGGCGGAAGTCGGTTCGGCAACCGCCATGGCGGCGGCTGCTGCGGTGGAATTGGCAGGCGGTACGCCGTCTCAAGCAATTCAAGCGGCAGGCTTGGCACTGAAAAATGTCCTCGGCCTCGTCTGCGACCCGGTCGCCGGACTTGTTGAGATCCCGTGCATCATCCGCAACGGTTTCGGCTCTGTGCTGGCGTTGGCAGGTGCAGATATGGCGCTTGCTGGCGTGCGCAGTGTGATTCCGCCGGATGAAGTGATCCTCGCGATGTACAACATCGGCAAACAGATGCCGGTCGAACTGCGCGAAACGGCCCTCGGCGGCCTCGCCGACACCCCGACCGGACGTCGACTTGAAAAACAAATCTACGGAGACGACACGAAAGAAGCGTGA